The Pantoea vagans genome includes a window with the following:
- a CDS encoding argininosuccinate synthase, which yields MSTQKIKKIVLAYSGGLDTSAIIPWLKENYGDCEVVAFVANIGQDPADLEGVEKKALQSGASECHVADLREEFISEYVYPVLQTGALYEGTYLLGTSMARPIIAKAQVELALKVGADALCHGATGKGNDQVRFETTYTALAPQLKVVAPWREWDLRSREALLDYLKVRNIPTTASLEKIYSRDENAWHISTEGGVLESPANAPNKDCWVWTVDPLEAPDQPENVTVTVEKGRVVAVNGEKLSPFQCLEKLNVLGAKHGVGRIDIVENRLVGIKSRGCYETPGGTIMVNALRAVEQLVLDRDSFKWREQLGHEMSYVVYDGRWFAPLRKSIQAAAESLAEEVNGEVVLQLYKGQATAIQKTSANSLYSEEFATFGEDEVYDHSHAGGFIRLFSLSSRIRALNEQKK from the coding sequence ATGAGCACGCAAAAGATTAAGAAAATCGTTCTGGCCTATTCCGGCGGTCTGGATACTTCAGCCATCATTCCATGGTTGAAAGAGAATTACGGCGATTGTGAAGTGGTGGCATTCGTGGCCAACATTGGTCAGGACCCAGCCGATCTGGAAGGCGTTGAGAAGAAAGCGCTGCAGTCTGGTGCTTCTGAATGCCACGTAGCTGACCTGCGTGAAGAGTTCATCAGCGAATACGTTTATCCTGTGCTGCAGACTGGCGCACTGTACGAAGGCACCTACCTGCTGGGTACCTCAATGGCACGTCCTATCATCGCTAAAGCGCAGGTTGAGCTGGCGCTGAAAGTCGGCGCAGACGCGCTGTGCCACGGTGCGACCGGTAAAGGTAACGATCAGGTGCGTTTCGAAACCACCTACACCGCACTGGCACCACAGCTGAAAGTGGTTGCGCCATGGCGTGAGTGGGACCTGCGTTCACGTGAAGCCCTGTTGGATTACCTGAAAGTACGCAACATCCCAACTACCGCTTCGCTGGAAAAAATCTACAGCCGTGACGAGAACGCATGGCACATCTCCACCGAAGGCGGCGTACTGGAAAGCCCAGCGAACGCACCGAACAAAGATTGCTGGGTATGGACCGTTGATCCACTGGAAGCGCCAGACCAGCCAGAGAACGTGACCGTCACCGTTGAGAAAGGCCGTGTGGTTGCCGTAAACGGTGAGAAGCTGAGTCCGTTCCAGTGCCTGGAAAAACTGAATGTGCTGGGCGCGAAGCACGGCGTGGGCCGTATTGATATCGTGGAAAACCGCCTGGTGGGTATTAAGTCTCGCGGCTGCTATGAAACCCCTGGCGGCACCATCATGGTTAACGCCCTGCGTGCGGTTGAGCAGCTGGTGCTGGATCGTGATAGCTTCAAATGGCGTGAGCAGTTGGGCCATGAGATGTCTTACGTAGTTTACGACGGTCGTTGGTTCGCGCCACTGCGTAAATCTATCCAGGCGGCAGCTGAATCACTGGCAGAAGAAGTGAATGGCGAAGTGGTACTGCAGCTGTATAAAGGCCAGGCGACCGCGATTCAGAAAACCTCTGCTAACAGCCTGTACTCTGAAGAATTCGCGACCTTCGGCGAGGACGAAGTGTACGACCACAGCCACGCGGGCGGCTTCATCCGTCTGTTCTCTCTCTCTTCACGCATCCGTGCACTGAACGAGCAGAAGAAGTAA
- the argC gene encoding N-acetyl-gamma-glutamyl-phosphate reductase: protein MLNTLIVGASGYAGVELATYLNRHPHMNITALAVSAQSPDAGKLLSDLHPQLKGIVDLPLQPLSDASEWADKVDVVFLCTAHEVSHDLAPGFLQAGCVVFDLSGAFRVNDEAFYTQYYGFSHQHQEWLDKAVYGLAEWQHDKIKDAQLVAVPGCYPTAAQLSLKPLVEAGLLNDAQWPVINATSGVSGAGRKANVGTSFCEVSLQPYGLFNHRHHPEIVAHLGTPVIFTPHLGSFPRGILSTTTCRLKAGVTQQDVADAFHKAYHDKPLVRVYDKGVPALKGVVGLPFCDIGFAMQGEHLIVVAAEDNLLKGASSQAVQCLNIRFGFPETLSLI from the coding sequence ATGTTGAATACGCTGATCGTTGGTGCCAGTGGTTATGCTGGCGTAGAGCTTGCCACTTACCTGAATCGCCATCCGCATATGAACATAACCGCTTTGGCGGTTTCAGCGCAAAGCCCGGATGCCGGAAAATTACTGTCGGACCTGCATCCGCAGCTGAAAGGCATTGTGGATTTGCCACTGCAGCCGTTGAGTGATGCCTCAGAATGGGCCGATAAAGTCGATGTGGTGTTCCTTTGCACTGCCCATGAAGTCAGCCACGATCTGGCACCAGGTTTCCTTCAAGCCGGTTGCGTAGTGTTCGATCTTTCCGGTGCGTTCCGCGTCAACGACGAAGCTTTCTATACTCAATATTATGGTTTCAGCCATCAGCATCAGGAGTGGCTGGACAAAGCGGTCTACGGCCTGGCGGAATGGCAGCACGACAAAATTAAAGATGCACAGTTGGTCGCCGTGCCGGGTTGCTACCCAACGGCGGCTCAGCTGTCATTGAAACCGCTGGTTGAAGCGGGCCTGCTTAACGATGCACAGTGGCCAGTGATCAATGCCACCAGCGGCGTAAGCGGTGCAGGGCGTAAAGCCAATGTTGGCACCAGCTTCTGTGAAGTGAGCCTGCAACCCTATGGGCTGTTTAACCACCGTCATCACCCTGAAATCGTTGCGCATTTGGGAACGCCAGTGATCTTCACGCCGCATCTGGGCAGCTTCCCGCGTGGTATTTTATCCACCACCACCTGCCGTCTGAAAGCCGGTGTGACGCAACAAGATGTCGCCGATGCTTTCCACAAGGCCTATCACGACAAACCGCTGGTGCGCGTGTATGACAAAGGCGTGCCTGCGCTGAAAGGGGTGGTCGGTTTGCCGTTCTGCGATATCGGTTTTGCCATGCAAGGCGAGCACCTGATTGTGGTGGCGGCGGAAGATAACCTGCTGAAAGGTGCCTCTTCGCAGGCGGTTCAGTGTTTGAACATTCGTTTCGGCTTCCCCGAAACGCTGTCACTGATTTAA
- the oxyR gene encoding DNA-binding transcriptional regulator OxyR produces MNIRDLEYLVSLAEHRHFRRAADACHVSQPTLSGQIRKLEDELGVMLLERTSRKVLFTQAGLLLVDQARTVLREVKVLKEMASQQGEAMSGPLHIGLIPTTGPYLLPHIIPMLHKTFPKLEMYLHEAQTQQLLAQLDSGKLDCAILALVKESEAFIEVPLFDEPMRLAVYQDHPWHDRDRVPMSDLAGEKLLMLEDGHCLRDQAMGFCFEAGADEDTHFRATSLETLRNMVAAGSGITLLPSLAVPNERVRDGVCYLPCYKPVPQRTIALVYRPGSPLRSRYEQLAEAIKTHMQGYLGTTLKQAV; encoded by the coding sequence ATGAACATTCGTGATCTGGAGTATCTGGTTTCGCTTGCGGAGCATCGCCATTTCCGGCGTGCAGCTGACGCTTGTCATGTCAGCCAACCCACCTTAAGTGGACAGATTCGTAAGCTGGAAGATGAACTGGGTGTGATGCTGCTGGAACGTACCAGCCGTAAGGTGTTATTTACGCAGGCTGGCTTGTTGCTGGTGGACCAGGCACGAACCGTGTTGCGTGAAGTGAAAGTGCTGAAAGAGATGGCGAGCCAACAGGGTGAAGCCATGTCCGGGCCGCTGCATATTGGTTTGATTCCGACTACCGGTCCTTACTTGCTGCCGCATATCATCCCTATGCTGCACAAGACCTTCCCCAAACTCGAAATGTATCTGCATGAAGCGCAGACCCAGCAACTGCTGGCACAGCTCGACAGCGGTAAGCTGGATTGTGCCATTCTGGCGCTGGTCAAAGAGAGCGAAGCCTTCATTGAGGTACCGCTGTTCGACGAACCGATGAGACTGGCTGTCTATCAGGATCACCCGTGGCATGATCGCGATCGTGTCCCGATGTCAGATCTGGCGGGCGAAAAGCTGCTGATGCTGGAAGATGGCCACTGCTTGCGCGATCAAGCCATGGGCTTCTGCTTCGAAGCGGGTGCAGATGAAGATACCCATTTCCGCGCGACCAGTCTGGAAACACTGCGCAATATGGTCGCGGCGGGAAGCGGCATTACGCTGTTGCCCTCACTGGCGGTGCCAAATGAGCGAGTGCGTGACGGCGTGTGTTATCTGCCGTGCTATAAGCCGGTTCCACAGCGTACTATCGCACTGGTGTATCGTCCGGGTTCGCCTCTGCGCAGCCGCTATGAGCAGCTGGCAGAAGCAATTAAAACCCACATGCAGGGTTATCTGGGCACCACGTTAAAACAGGCGGTTTAA
- the argH gene encoding argininosuccinate lyase produces the protein MALWGGRFSQAADQRFKQFNDSLRFDYRLAEQDITGSIAWSKALVTVNVLSSEEQQQLEAALNELLAEVRANPEQILQSDAEDIHSWVEGKLIDKVGALGKKLHTGRSRNDQVATDLKLWCKEQVALLLEATRELQSALVATAEANQDAVMPGYTHLQRAQPVTFAHWCLAYVEMLARDESRLQDTLKRLDVSPLGCGALAGTAYEIDRQQLAGWLGFASATRNSLDTVSDRDHVLELLSDASIGMVHLSRFAEDLIFFNTGEAGFLELSDKVTSGSSLMPQKKNPDALELIRGKCGRVQGALTGMMMTLKGLPLAYNKDMQEDKEGLFDALDTWGDCLHMAVLVLDGIQVKRPRCQEAAEQGYANSTELADYLVAKGVPFREAHHIVGETVVEAIKQGVALEALSLAQLKQFSAVIEDDVYPILSLQSCLDKRNAQGGVAPQQVAFAISEAKKRLS, from the coding sequence ATGGCACTTTGGGGCGGACGTTTTTCGCAGGCAGCAGACCAACGGTTCAAACAATTCAATGACTCACTGCGTTTTGACTATCGTCTGGCTGAGCAGGACATCACCGGGTCGATTGCGTGGTCAAAAGCGCTGGTGACCGTCAATGTGCTGAGCAGCGAAGAACAACAGCAGCTGGAAGCCGCATTAAATGAACTGCTGGCAGAAGTGCGCGCCAATCCAGAGCAGATTTTGCAAAGCGACGCAGAAGATATTCACAGCTGGGTTGAGGGCAAACTGATCGACAAAGTTGGCGCACTCGGTAAAAAACTGCATACCGGCCGTAGCCGTAACGATCAGGTCGCGACCGATCTCAAACTGTGGTGCAAAGAGCAGGTTGCGCTGCTGCTTGAAGCAACGCGTGAGCTGCAATCGGCTTTGGTGGCGACCGCAGAAGCCAATCAAGACGCAGTCATGCCGGGTTACACGCACTTGCAGCGTGCACAGCCGGTGACCTTTGCGCACTGGTGTCTGGCCTATGTTGAGATGCTGGCGCGTGATGAAAGCCGCTTGCAGGATACCCTGAAGCGTCTGGATGTCAGCCCGCTGGGCTGTGGCGCACTGGCTGGCACTGCGTATGAAATCGACCGTCAGCAGCTGGCGGGCTGGTTAGGTTTCGCCTCTGCCACCCGCAACAGCCTTGATACCGTGTCTGACCGCGATCACGTACTGGAGCTGCTGTCTGACGCATCGATCGGTATGGTGCACCTGTCACGCTTTGCTGAAGACCTGATTTTCTTCAACACCGGTGAAGCGGGCTTCCTTGAACTGTCTGACAAGGTGACGTCTGGCTCCTCACTGATGCCGCAGAAGAAAAACCCGGATGCGCTGGAACTGATTCGCGGCAAATGTGGCCGTGTGCAGGGCGCGTTGACCGGCATGATGATGACGCTGAAAGGTCTGCCACTGGCTTACAACAAAGACATGCAGGAAGATAAAGAAGGGCTGTTCGATGCGCTGGATACCTGGGGAGACTGCCTGCATATGGCGGTGCTGGTGCTGGACGGCATTCAGGTAAAACGTCCACGTTGCCAGGAGGCAGCAGAGCAAGGTTATGCTAACTCCACTGAGCTGGCGGACTATCTGGTGGCGAAGGGCGTACCTTTCCGTGAAGCACACCACATTGTGGGTGAAACAGTGGTAGAAGCGATCAAACAGGGCGTCGCGCTGGAAGCGTTAAGCCTGGCGCAGCTGAAGCAGTTCAGTGCGGTGATTGAGGACGATGTCTATCCGATCCTGTCACTGCAATCGTGCCTGGATAAGCGTAACGCCCAAGGCGGTGTGGCACCACAACAGGTGGCGTTCGCCATCAGCGAAGCGAAAAAGCGTTTAAGCTGA
- the argB gene encoding acetylglutamate kinase gives MNPLIIKLGGVLLDSEEALARLFDALLAYRNEYQRPLIIVHGGGCLVDELMKKLALPVKKKNGLRVTPADQIDIITGALAGTANKTLLAWAKKYGIGAVGLCLGDAGLVNVAQFDEELGHVGNATPGNPALVNTLLSAGYMPVISSIGITDGGDLMNVNADQAATALAATIGADLVLLSDVSGILDGKGQRIEEMTAEKAEQLIAQGIITDGMIVKVNAALDAARTLGRPVDIASWRHAEQLPTLFNGVSIGTRILA, from the coding sequence ATGAATCCATTGATCATTAAACTGGGTGGCGTGTTGCTGGATAGCGAAGAAGCGCTGGCCCGTCTGTTTGATGCCCTGCTGGCGTATCGTAATGAATATCAGCGTCCGCTGATCATTGTGCACGGTGGCGGTTGCCTGGTTGACGAGCTGATGAAGAAGCTCGCCCTGCCAGTGAAAAAGAAGAACGGATTGCGCGTGACGCCAGCCGATCAGATTGACATTATTACCGGTGCCCTGGCCGGTACTGCCAACAAAACGCTGTTAGCGTGGGCAAAGAAATACGGCATTGGCGCAGTGGGCTTATGCCTCGGCGATGCTGGCCTGGTGAATGTGGCGCAGTTCGACGAAGAGCTCGGTCACGTGGGCAATGCCACGCCTGGCAATCCTGCGCTGGTGAATACCTTATTAAGTGCAGGCTACATGCCAGTGATCAGTTCAATTGGTATCACTGATGGCGGTGACTTGATGAACGTCAATGCTGACCAGGCGGCGACGGCGCTGGCGGCAACTATCGGTGCTGATTTGGTTCTGTTGTCTGACGTGAGCGGTATTCTCGATGGCAAAGGTCAGCGCATCGAAGAGATGACAGCAGAGAAAGCAGAGCAGTTGATTGCTCAAGGCATTATTACTGATGGCATGATCGTGAAAGTGAACGCGGCGCTCGACGCAGCGCGTACGCTGGGTCGCCCGGTTGATATTGCTAGCTGGCGTCATGCTGAACAGCTGCCAACCCTTTTCAACGGCGTGTCGATTGGCACCCGGATTCTCGCATAA
- the sthA gene encoding Si-specific NAD(P)(+) transhydrogenase, producing MQKSYDYDAIVIGSGPGGEGAAMGLVKQGARIAVIERYHNIGGGCTHWGTIPSKALRHAVSRIIEFNQNPLYSDHTRLLRSSFADILNHTENVISQQTAMRQGFYERNRCELYQGDAHFVDANTIEVEQPDGTRERLTAEKFVIACGSRPYHPADVDFTHPRIYDSDSILNLHHEPGHVIIYGAGVIGCEYASIFRGLNVKVDLINTRDRLLAFLDQEMSDSLSYHFWNSGVVIRHNEEFEKIEGVSDGVIMHLKSGKKVKADCLLYANGRTGNTDSLALENVGLEADGRGLLKVNSMYQTAQPHIYAVGDVIGYPSLASAAYDQGRIAAQAIIKGEATAHLIEDIPTGIYTIPEISSVGKTEQQLTAMKVPYEVGRAQFKHLARAQIVGMHVGSLKILFHRETKEILGIHCFGERAAEIIHIGQAIMEQKNGGNTIEYFVNTTFNYPTMAEAYRVAALNGLNRLF from the coding sequence ATGCAAAAGTCTTACGATTACGATGCCATTGTGATTGGCTCCGGTCCAGGCGGCGAAGGTGCGGCAATGGGCCTGGTAAAGCAGGGAGCGCGCATTGCAGTGATCGAACGCTACCATAACATCGGCGGCGGTTGTACTCACTGGGGAACCATCCCTTCTAAAGCCTTGCGTCACGCTGTCAGCCGTATTATTGAGTTCAATCAAAACCCCCTTTATAGCGATCACACCCGACTCCTGCGTTCTTCATTTGCTGACATTCTGAATCACACTGAAAACGTTATCAGCCAACAAACGGCGATGCGTCAGGGTTTTTACGAGCGCAACCGGTGTGAGCTTTATCAGGGCGATGCCCATTTTGTCGACGCCAACACCATTGAGGTTGAGCAACCGGATGGCACCCGCGAACGCTTAACCGCAGAAAAATTCGTGATTGCCTGCGGTTCACGCCCGTACCATCCAGCAGACGTCGACTTTACCCACCCACGCATTTACGACTCCGACTCCATCCTTAATCTGCATCATGAACCTGGCCATGTGATTATTTACGGCGCCGGTGTGATTGGTTGCGAATACGCGTCGATCTTCCGTGGGCTCAACGTCAAAGTCGATCTGATCAACACCCGCGATCGTTTACTGGCGTTCCTCGATCAGGAAATGTCAGATTCGCTCTCCTACCACTTCTGGAACAGCGGCGTTGTGATTCGTCACAACGAAGAGTTCGAGAAGATTGAAGGGGTGAGTGATGGCGTGATCATGCACCTAAAGTCAGGCAAAAAAGTGAAAGCAGATTGCCTGCTGTACGCGAATGGCCGAACCGGTAACACGGATTCGCTGGCGCTGGAAAATGTTGGCCTCGAAGCCGATGGTCGTGGTCTGTTGAAAGTGAACAGCATGTACCAGACTGCACAGCCACACATCTATGCCGTGGGCGATGTCATTGGTTACCCAAGTCTGGCTTCAGCGGCGTACGATCAGGGCCGTATTGCGGCGCAAGCCATCATCAAAGGCGAAGCCACTGCGCATCTGATCGAAGACATTCCTACCGGGATTTACACCATTCCGGAGATCAGTTCAGTGGGTAAAACCGAGCAACAGCTCACCGCGATGAAAGTGCCATATGAAGTGGGTCGCGCGCAGTTTAAACATCTGGCGCGCGCACAGATTGTCGGCATGCACGTGGGCAGCCTGAAAATCCTGTTCCATCGCGAAACCAAAGAGATTTTGGGGATTCACTGCTTTGGCGAGCGTGCCGCGGAGATTATTCACATCGGCCAGGCCATTATGGAGCAGAAGAACGGCGGCAACACGATTGAGTACTTCGTGAATACCACCTTCAACTATCCCACCATGGCTGAAGCCTACCGAGTGGCCGCGCTTAACGGGTTAAACCGCCTGTTTTAA